A single genomic interval of Terriglobus albidus harbors:
- a CDS encoding type II toxin-antitoxin system VapC family toxin encodes MSSKSVLDQSLRRLKPEKHRKSLTYRDRAVLPFLADLKPPFPKLLLDTTVYVDLLQNKLPAEADIALRAGSLWHSTVSEAELAALTGLLDPARSETKTAVAQIAASIDRWPTHRILTPDREIWREAGILAGLIARLQHYRPNERRKALNDALTFLTGIRYGCAILTRNITDFDLLMQLDSRGQVLFYDQI; translated from the coding sequence TTGAGTTCTAAATCCGTTCTCGACCAATCACTTCGAAGGCTGAAACCCGAGAAGCATCGCAAATCGCTGACCTACCGCGACCGGGCCGTTCTACCGTTCCTTGCAGATCTGAAGCCGCCATTTCCCAAGCTTTTGCTGGACACGACGGTCTACGTTGACCTACTCCAGAACAAGCTTCCGGCCGAGGCCGACATCGCGTTGCGCGCTGGCAGCCTATGGCACTCGACCGTTAGTGAGGCAGAACTCGCGGCGCTCACAGGGCTCCTCGACCCTGCTCGGTCGGAAACGAAAACAGCTGTTGCTCAGATCGCAGCTTCGATCGATCGCTGGCCAACACACCGCATTCTGACTCCCGACCGTGAGATCTGGCGCGAAGCGGGCATTCTTGCGGGCCTAATAGCTCGTTTACAGCACTATAGACCCAACGAGCGGCGCAAAGCGCTGAACGACGCGCTCACCTTCCTGACCGGCATCAGATACGGATGCGCCATACTCACCCGCAACATCACAGACTTCGATCTGCTGATGCAGCTTGATTCACGAGGACAGGTACTCTTCTACGACCAGATCTGA
- a CDS encoding sulfatase-like hydrolase/transferase: MDRRQLLQLLALSGAGAATARGFSAPVRKRPPNIVVILSDDVGYGDVGCYGANDVKTPHIDELAKDGLRFTNAHCDAATCTPSRYALLTGSYAWRRDGIQVLPGDAKLLIHPDQPTIASILKKAGYRTGLVGKWHIGLGSGTIDWNTAIEPGPCEVGFDEAFFFAATADRVPTVYIHDHNVVGLDPTDPIKVSYRAKIGNEPTGKENPDLLKMKLSEGHDGTIVDGVSRIGFMTGGKSARWTDENMAATFTDKAVQFIETNRDQPFFLYFTPSDIHVPRMPNEQFANQNTCGIRCDVLNELDWSVGRIIDKLKSLHLEEDTIVIFSSDNGPVVNDGYDDGADHHTDSHPPAGPWRGGKYTITEGGTRIPFIVRWKGNVKPGVSDALISQLDLTASLSELAGTRVPQSAAGDSQNVLPALLGRSKIGRQSLVEEAQCLALIEGDWKLIDRAQRPGTTPQPKGRYIPDTILGDAPRETPPQSAIELYNLKADPHEMHNVADQHPEIVTRMKRKLADIRSRQPH, encoded by the coding sequence ATGGACCGGCGGCAACTTCTTCAGTTACTCGCACTCTCCGGAGCAGGCGCTGCCACTGCACGTGGCTTCAGTGCTCCTGTCCGCAAGCGGCCCCCTAACATCGTCGTCATCCTGTCGGACGATGTCGGCTACGGCGACGTGGGCTGCTACGGTGCGAACGACGTAAAGACCCCCCACATTGATGAGTTGGCGAAGGATGGACTCCGGTTCACGAACGCACACTGTGATGCAGCGACCTGCACACCTTCCCGCTACGCGTTGCTCACCGGCAGTTACGCCTGGCGCAGAGATGGAATCCAGGTTCTCCCCGGCGATGCGAAGCTTCTGATCCACCCAGATCAACCAACCATCGCGTCAATCCTCAAGAAGGCCGGATATAGAACCGGACTCGTCGGCAAGTGGCACATCGGCCTGGGAAGCGGAACCATCGATTGGAATACTGCCATCGAGCCGGGACCGTGCGAGGTCGGCTTTGACGAAGCATTCTTCTTCGCGGCTACCGCAGACCGTGTACCCACGGTCTACATCCACGACCACAACGTCGTCGGGCTTGATCCCACGGACCCGATTAAGGTCTCGTACCGCGCTAAGATCGGAAATGAACCCACAGGCAAAGAGAATCCAGATCTTCTCAAGATGAAGCTGAGTGAAGGGCATGACGGTACCATCGTCGATGGCGTTAGCCGGATTGGATTCATGACCGGAGGAAAGTCAGCTCGCTGGACAGACGAGAACATGGCAGCAACCTTCACGGACAAAGCCGTCCAATTTATCGAGACTAATCGCGATCAGCCCTTCTTCCTGTACTTCACACCCAGCGACATTCACGTACCGCGCATGCCGAACGAGCAATTCGCTAACCAAAACACCTGTGGCATCCGGTGCGACGTGCTGAATGAACTCGATTGGAGCGTTGGACGCATCATCGACAAGCTCAAGAGCCTGCACCTTGAAGAAGACACGATCGTTATCTTCTCTTCCGACAACGGTCCGGTCGTGAACGATGGCTATGATGACGGGGCGGACCATCATACCGACAGCCACCCGCCCGCTGGGCCATGGCGTGGAGGCAAGTACACCATCACCGAAGGTGGCACACGCATCCCCTTCATCGTGCGTTGGAAAGGAAACGTAAAGCCCGGCGTCTCTGATGCGCTCATCAGTCAGTTGGATCTCACCGCGAGCCTGTCTGAGCTTGCCGGGACGCGAGTTCCTCAGAGCGCTGCGGGAGATAGCCAGAATGTACTGCCCGCACTGCTCGGTCGTTCAAAGATCGGGCGTCAATCTCTCGTCGAAGAAGCACAGTGTCTTGCATTGATCGAAGGCGACTGGAAACTGATCGACCGGGCGCAAAGGCCTGGAACCACTCCTCAACCAAAAGGCCGATATATTCCCGATACCATCCTGGGCGACGCTCCGCGAGAGACTCCGCCACAGTCGGCGATTGAGCTCTATAACCTAAAAGCTGATCCACACGAGATGCACAACGTTGCGGACCAACATCCTGAGATCGTGACAAGGATGAAACGAAAACTCGCAGATATTCGTTCGCGCCAGCCTCACTAA
- the aac(3) gene encoding aminoglycoside 3-N-acetyltransferase — MLTLANQRFWTRRLLRSHLEAIGMAPGDAVMVHAALRSVGPMINGPDTLIDAIQDVVGPDGTLLSYVDWNPQYEDAADSEGRVPEELKADIPPFDPKRSRASRDYGAFAEFVRTSPGALRSGNPGASIAAIGGNAAWFTTNHPLQYGYGAGSPFARLVEIRGKVLMAGAPFDTMSILHHAEHMAHIPGKRIRRIEVPLLINGKTEWRMIEEFDTADPVVEGLDENYFAAIVAEFLTDGRGSAGAIGSASSILVPAADIVAFAVQWLEQRFPAMES; from the coding sequence ATGCTTACACTCGCCAATCAGCGCTTTTGGACACGCAGGCTTCTAAGATCGCATCTCGAGGCCATTGGAATGGCGCCAGGCGATGCGGTGATGGTGCATGCTGCACTGCGCTCCGTTGGCCCGATGATTAATGGTCCAGACACACTGATCGACGCAATCCAGGATGTCGTTGGCCCGGACGGCACACTTCTCAGCTATGTTGACTGGAACCCGCAATATGAAGACGCAGCCGATTCGGAAGGACGAGTGCCAGAAGAGTTGAAAGCCGACATTCCTCCGTTCGACCCGAAACGCTCGCGGGCAAGCCGGGACTATGGCGCCTTCGCCGAGTTTGTTCGTACAAGTCCAGGCGCATTGAGGAGCGGAAATCCGGGCGCATCAATCGCCGCCATTGGCGGGAATGCCGCATGGTTCACCACGAATCATCCACTCCAATATGGCTACGGCGCGGGATCGCCCTTCGCCAGGCTGGTTGAGATCAGAGGCAAGGTTCTCATGGCAGGAGCTCCATTCGACACCATGAGTATTCTTCACCACGCCGAGCACATGGCTCACATACCCGGTAAGCGCATTCGCCGCATAGAGGTTCCACTGCTGATCAACGGCAAAACGGAATGGCGGATGATCGAGGAGTTCGATACCGCAGATCCTGTAGTTGAGGGACTCGACGAGAATTACTTTGCCGCGATCGTGGCGGAGTTCCTTACCGATGGACGCGGCAGTGCTGGGGCAATTGGTTCTGCATCTTCGATATTGGTCCCGGCCGCAGACATCGTCGCCTTTGCCGTTCAATGGCTAGAACAGCGATTTCCCGCGATGGAATCATAG
- a CDS encoding TonB-dependent receptor produces MKSLVSLLNKIIFLLGVATFILALTNQSAYAQETGQISGTVSDPTSAVVPNAAVTITNLGTNAVRSATTNSDGTFVVTGLQPTTYEVAIKASGFQAYTARVEVTVAAKVTVDAKLSVTQAISTVEVTAEGGAQVNTQSQELSQIVNATQVSQMPSLTRNPYDFVALAGNVSAGDSTNSGDSRGVSGGSSGNSQNATTRGVGFNVNGQRSSGTEILLDGVENISVFTDGIGVYVPIDATQEFRVQTSNFEPQYGRASGGIVNVTTKSGTNAFHGSLWEFNRLSAYTANTVLNAQAGQPRGKYTRNQFGFAVGGPVVKDKLFFFGSTEWIRVRSSGIAFAGVPTPQFLALSAANTQAFFTAYAGGKNFNFTKTYTAGDLGITGIPASTPAFGVVAYTAPINAGGSVPQNTYNIVGRADFNPSDRTRMFFRYADYEETDANGTAFASPYSQYNVGAATRARAYLLSASHEFNPALVSSTKLSFSRFNAPVTYDTKLQNVPTLIVSVNAQLPKTSTFIQLPGFYDFNPANGGLPFGGPQNTIQINQDLNVLKGKHSMQFGGQYLYLQANNAYGAYAQASEQVGVNRTAGLQNLVTGDLFQFQAAVSPNGALPCVRNPYTGALTRTAACSINLPATQPNFARSNRFHDWAVYAQDSYKLTPRFTVNYGVRYEHYGVQHNNKKDLESNFYYGSGNLFQGIRNGQVFTTPKSPIGGLWNPQWGTVSPRVGFALDVFGTGRTSIRGGFGISYERNFGNVTFNVIQNPPNYAVVVVNNTRITSSNAGPLGGASGSVPLPPTSLRHVDQNIRTAQTQFWDAALEQQLARNTMLSLQYAGARGLHLYDIKNINALGSGNVLLGDPRSDSSGNTGLTRLTNQYSNINNRGSNGDSYYEAMNIQFQSTNLHNSGLSLVANYTLAHQIDDLSTTFSETNNAFALGYLQPFNPGFDRGNGDLDIRHRLVVAPIFRTPSFAKGNRFMAQTVGGWQVTGIYTVRTGTPFSYFDSTNNNSGYQVARYTPRAGAVPQRTFKSIPNGQNGGGLNSYVIGNLPPAVTFGNPALGGISDWGPFPATMVARNSFRGPGAWTFDASVSKTFPIHEKVNIEFRAEGFDLLNHHNLFIQQGLNDVANVDPGDPLPITASKGGIGNNSGANDERRFGQFALKINF; encoded by the coding sequence AAGTTATCGGTGACGCAAGCCATCAGCACCGTAGAGGTGACCGCTGAGGGGGGCGCACAGGTAAACACGCAGTCACAGGAGTTGTCGCAGATCGTCAACGCAACCCAGGTCTCGCAAATGCCGAGTCTTACACGCAACCCCTATGACTTTGTGGCGCTCGCAGGCAACGTGTCCGCCGGCGACAGCACAAACAGTGGCGATTCCAGGGGCGTTTCAGGCGGGTCGAGTGGAAACTCGCAGAATGCGACCACGCGCGGCGTCGGATTCAATGTGAACGGACAGCGGTCCAGCGGTACTGAGATTCTTCTGGATGGCGTTGAAAACATCAGCGTCTTCACGGATGGCATAGGAGTCTATGTGCCGATCGATGCAACGCAGGAATTTCGTGTACAGACCTCCAATTTTGAGCCCCAGTATGGTCGAGCATCGGGTGGAATCGTCAACGTGACAACGAAGAGCGGAACCAATGCATTCCACGGCAGTCTGTGGGAGTTCAACCGTCTTTCCGCCTACACAGCGAATACAGTGTTGAATGCACAGGCGGGTCAGCCCAGGGGCAAGTACACCCGTAATCAGTTTGGCTTTGCGGTGGGTGGACCGGTTGTCAAAGATAAGCTGTTCTTCTTCGGCAGCACTGAGTGGATCCGGGTGCGCAGTTCCGGCATCGCCTTTGCCGGGGTTCCCACGCCTCAGTTTCTTGCGCTTTCGGCAGCAAACACGCAAGCCTTCTTTACGGCTTACGCCGGAGGGAAGAACTTCAATTTCACGAAGACTTACACCGCGGGTGACCTTGGGATCACAGGGATTCCGGCCAGCACCCCGGCTTTCGGCGTCGTCGCGTATACCGCGCCGATCAACGCCGGCGGCAGTGTTCCTCAAAACACCTATAACATCGTCGGGCGGGCGGACTTCAACCCGAGCGATCGCACCCGGATGTTCTTCCGCTATGCAGACTATGAGGAGACAGATGCAAACGGTACAGCATTCGCGTCGCCTTACTCGCAATACAACGTAGGCGCCGCCACCAGGGCCCGGGCCTATCTCCTGAGCGCATCGCACGAGTTCAATCCCGCCCTGGTCTCGAGCACAAAGCTCAGCTTCAGCAGGTTCAATGCTCCCGTAACCTATGACACGAAATTACAGAACGTCCCAACGCTGATCGTTTCAGTGAATGCCCAGTTGCCGAAGACGAGCACGTTTATCCAACTGCCGGGATTTTATGACTTCAACCCAGCGAACGGCGGCCTTCCGTTCGGCGGACCGCAAAACACGATCCAGATCAATCAGGATTTAAACGTTCTGAAGGGAAAGCATTCCATGCAGTTTGGTGGACAGTATCTCTACCTGCAGGCCAATAACGCCTATGGTGCGTATGCGCAGGCCTCAGAGCAGGTTGGCGTCAATCGCACGGCCGGACTGCAGAATCTTGTCACCGGCGATCTGTTCCAGTTCCAGGCCGCGGTGAGCCCGAACGGTGCACTGCCCTGCGTGCGCAACCCCTATACAGGCGCGCTGACGCGGACTGCAGCCTGCTCCATTAACCTGCCGGCAACCCAACCCAACTTTGCGCGCAGCAATCGTTTCCACGACTGGGCTGTTTATGCGCAGGACTCATACAAGCTGACGCCGCGGTTTACCGTGAACTATGGTGTGCGTTATGAGCACTATGGCGTGCAGCACAACAACAAGAAGGATCTGGAGTCGAACTTCTACTATGGCTCGGGAAACCTCTTCCAGGGCATTCGCAATGGTCAGGTATTTACCACTCCAAAGAGCCCTATCGGAGGACTATGGAATCCGCAGTGGGGCACGGTTTCGCCGCGTGTCGGTTTTGCGCTTGACGTATTTGGGACAGGCAGGACTTCAATTCGTGGCGGCTTCGGCATCAGCTACGAACGGAACTTCGGCAATGTCACCTTCAACGTGATTCAGAATCCTCCGAACTATGCGGTTGTTGTAGTCAACAATACGCGGATCACTAGCTCGAATGCCGGCCCACTTGGGGGAGCTTCGGGTAGTGTTCCGCTGCCACCCACCAGCCTGCGGCATGTGGATCAAAACATCCGCACGGCGCAGACGCAGTTCTGGGATGCGGCACTGGAGCAGCAGCTGGCACGCAATACGATGCTCTCGCTGCAGTATGCCGGCGCTCGCGGGCTCCATCTGTATGACATCAAGAACATCAATGCTCTCGGTTCGGGCAATGTGCTGCTTGGCGACCCAAGATCAGATAGCAGTGGGAACACAGGGCTCACAAGGCTGACGAACCAGTACTCCAACATCAACAACCGGGGTTCCAATGGCGACTCGTACTACGAGGCAATGAACATCCAGTTCCAAAGTACAAATCTCCATAACTCGGGGTTGAGCCTGGTGGCAAATTACACGCTCGCGCATCAGATCGACGATCTGAGCACAACGTTCTCTGAGACCAACAACGCGTTCGCGCTTGGATATCTGCAGCCATTCAATCCAGGTTTCGATCGGGGCAACGGCGATCTCGATATCCGTCATCGTCTGGTGGTCGCCCCCATCTTCCGGACGCCTTCCTTTGCCAAGGGCAATCGTTTCATGGCACAGACAGTTGGCGGCTGGCAGGTAACGGGCATCTATACCGTCCGGACGGGTACGCCGTTCAGCTACTTCGACAGTACGAACAATAACAGCGGCTATCAAGTCGCGCGTTATACGCCACGCGCCGGCGCGGTCCCACAACGCACCTTCAAATCAATCCCGAATGGCCAGAATGGCGGCGGACTGAACAGCTACGTCATCGGCAACCTTCCGCCAGCCGTCACATTCGGTAATCCTGCGCTGGGCGGGATCTCCGATTGGGGCCCATTCCCTGCGACCATGGTCGCCCGGAACAGCTTCCGCGGACCTGGCGCATGGACCTTCGATGCATCTGTCAGCAAGACCTTCCCCATTCATGAGAAGGTCAACATCGAGTTCCGTGCAGAAGGCTTCGATCTTCTCAACCATCACAATCTCTTTATCCAACAAGGCCTGAATGATGTTGCCAACGTCGACCCTGGAGATCCTCTGCCGATCACAGCCTCCAAGGGCGGCATCGGCAACAACAGTGGAGCCAACGACGAACGCCGCTTCGGTCAGTTCGCGCTGAAGATCAACTTCTAA
- a CDS encoding beta-galactosidase — MIDDRNEITRRDFLLSTAMITASSATGHSQPILGAFIGHEVNPAPAVPATEVDMGSVFPAGGVYFRKSNPPTEDWERDHQTASRLGMNTFRHWFMWSALEVAPGKWDWADYDRMMDLAAQNNIKVIIATLDTAAPEWAFRKFPNARYKASDDSITHSSVSASSGVGGFPGLCLDNPEVKALAENFHTRLIEHYHNHPALLGYDLWNETTYNGGRPGKTNCFCDASKKKLQQWLKTKYGSLDKVCKTWHRPSFAEWEDIEPPRDFSGYPESLDWLQHRIDNAYDLFDWRIQLYRKLDPKHLVTCHGVAGTLESYPSAVHNEWMAAKRVDVYGLTWVQSRHGTESWRQWQSFDLTRAGARGKPFWHAEAQGGPLWMQPQLIGKPREDGRVTEPEDVRIWNMISFAGGARGLLYCRYRPLLDGPLFGAFGSIGMDGSVTPRAEMAGKTLSWANAHPEIWKSRPVRGDVGLLFVPEAELFNYVQQLSTDFYAESMRGAYQAFFDQNIQPDFVALEHIDEYELIYLAYPVMMHPETVGKLKEYVTKGGTLVCEGLPAYFGEHGHVGQVQPNYGLDELFGARETYVEFLADIHDHLKMEVNGNTIDGRYFFQEYETKGSGKAVGHYPSGTIAAIENQTGKGRTLLMGSFPGGGYYLHHGKEARTLFAGFLKTAGITPRVTLADDEVQARVHQGAGGTYLWITNPTRTSRAVSVALAPELGTFSAAEDKWGNLSIKLTGQQVVVSVPARDAAVIALR; from the coding sequence GTGATAGACGATCGTAACGAAATCACCCGGCGCGACTTCCTCCTTTCTACCGCGATGATCACCGCGTCATCCGCCACTGGTCACTCTCAACCCATTCTTGGCGCATTCATAGGGCATGAGGTCAACCCGGCGCCTGCAGTACCAGCGACTGAGGTGGATATGGGATCGGTGTTTCCCGCCGGCGGTGTCTACTTTCGGAAGTCCAATCCTCCTACGGAGGATTGGGAGCGCGATCATCAGACGGCTTCGCGGCTCGGCATGAACACCTTTCGCCACTGGTTCATGTGGTCGGCGCTTGAGGTGGCTCCTGGCAAATGGGATTGGGCCGACTATGACAGGATGATGGACCTTGCCGCGCAGAACAATATCAAGGTCATCATCGCGACACTCGACACTGCCGCGCCTGAGTGGGCCTTCCGCAAGTTTCCAAATGCTCGCTACAAGGCGAGCGATGATTCAATTACGCATAGTAGTGTGTCGGCCAGCAGCGGCGTCGGCGGGTTTCCTGGTTTGTGTCTCGATAATCCTGAAGTGAAAGCGCTGGCAGAGAACTTCCACACCCGATTGATCGAGCACTATCACAACCATCCTGCGCTGCTGGGATATGACTTGTGGAATGAGACCACTTACAACGGTGGCCGCCCCGGCAAGACAAACTGCTTCTGTGATGCGAGTAAGAAGAAGCTGCAGCAGTGGCTCAAGACGAAGTACGGTTCCTTGGACAAAGTCTGCAAGACCTGGCATCGTCCCAGCTTCGCGGAGTGGGAGGACATTGAGCCCCCTCGTGATTTTTCAGGCTATCCAGAGAGCCTGGATTGGCTGCAACATCGCATCGATAACGCCTACGACCTGTTTGACTGGCGCATTCAGCTTTATCGCAAGCTCGATCCCAAACATCTGGTCACGTGTCACGGCGTAGCCGGGACGCTGGAGAGCTATCCTTCCGCTGTGCACAACGAATGGATGGCTGCCAAACGCGTTGATGTCTACGGCCTGACCTGGGTGCAGTCGCGTCATGGTACGGAGTCCTGGCGTCAGTGGCAATCCTTCGACCTGACGCGGGCAGGCGCGCGGGGCAAGCCGTTCTGGCATGCCGAGGCACAGGGCGGACCGCTATGGATGCAGCCACAATTGATCGGCAAGCCGAGAGAAGATGGTCGCGTTACAGAGCCGGAAGATGTGCGGATCTGGAATATGATCTCGTTCGCGGGCGGAGCCAGAGGACTGCTGTACTGCCGTTATCGTCCTCTGCTGGACGGCCCGCTCTTCGGCGCATTCGGGTCCATTGGCATGGACGGCTCTGTGACGCCTCGCGCGGAGATGGCCGGAAAGACTCTGAGCTGGGCCAATGCTCATCCGGAGATCTGGAAGTCACGGCCCGTGCGCGGAGATGTCGGCCTGCTCTTCGTTCCGGAGGCAGAGCTCTTTAACTATGTCCAGCAGCTCTCGACGGACTTCTATGCGGAGTCGATGCGTGGCGCGTATCAGGCCTTCTTCGATCAGAACATCCAGCCGGATTTCGTGGCGCTCGAGCATATCGATGAGTACGAGCTGATTTATCTGGCCTACCCGGTCATGATGCATCCGGAGACTGTCGGCAAATTGAAGGAGTACGTCACGAAGGGCGGCACGCTGGTCTGCGAGGGACTTCCGGCTTATTTCGGTGAGCATGGCCACGTTGGGCAGGTGCAGCCGAACTATGGACTGGATGAGCTCTTCGGCGCGCGCGAGACATACGTCGAGTTCTTAGCCGACATCCATGATCATCTGAAGATGGAGGTCAACGGCAACACCATCGATGGCCGTTACTTCTTCCAGGAGTATGAGACGAAGGGCAGCGGCAAAGCTGTAGGCCATTATCCAAGCGGAACGATTGCCGCTATCGAGAACCAGACGGGCAAAGGACGCACACTGCTGATGGGATCTTTTCCTGGGGGCGGTTATTACCTGCACCATGGCAAGGAAGCCCGGACGTTGTTTGCCGGCTTCCTTAAAACGGCCGGCATCACTCCAAGGGTGACCCTTGCCGACGACGAAGTGCAGGCGCGTGTGCATCAGGGCGCTGGTGGGACCTACCTGTGGATAACAAATCCAACCAGGACGTCGCGTGCAGTTTCGGTTGCGCTCGCTCCGGAACTTGGTACGTTTTCCGCGGCTGAGGATAAGTGGGGAAACCTCAGCATCAAGCTCACAGGACAACAGGTAGTTGTCAGCGTGCCGGCGAGGGATGCAGCTGTCATTGCATTGCGCTAG
- a CDS encoding beta-galactosidase trimerization domain-containing protein produces MRWAQIGFAEDDPGNYDPQFWLDYFKRLRIDAVTLNAGGAVAFYPTQVPFHYRSKWLGDMDTFGDLQKSCRALGMVVVARTDAHACHQDVYDAHPDWIMVDANGDKVRHPSDKDFWLTCALGPYNFDFMTAVHEEIMTKYMTGGIFTNRWAGLGMCYCEHCQKNFQAFSGMALPRTHNPQDPSRRQYILWRQQRLFELWRLWNGRIQSINPNASYIANAGGGALSELDMKTVGELAPTLFADRQGRSGLIPPWANGKNGKEYRATLGRKAIVGIFSMGLEDKYRWKDSVQSDDEIRMWVADGIAHDLRPWFTKFDCKIIDPRWMPVVEEIYKWHAANEIYLRNERPLARVGLVYSQQTATYYGGDEARTKVEDAGLGFYQALVEARIPFEMVHDHLLDSEHIRPFRTLILPNIAALSTEQCKQLEAFVRDGGSLIATYETSLYNEWGVRQPNFGLASLFGVNYAGKVEGQMKNSYLSLKKDSSGQYHPLLHDLENAVRIINAVNQVSVTPAGEGTYPLQVVPTYPDLPMEEVFPRNDAPAGQPGAVARQVGKGRVVYLPGDIDRTFWETLNFDQARLLRNAVLWATDEPAPLTVEGKGVLDVSVWEQKSSIAAHLVNLTNPMMMKGPVREIIPISAQKVRVQIPAGRKVKQVQLLVAGTKPNYRNEGGFVRLEVPSIALHEVVAIDLV; encoded by the coding sequence ATGCGATGGGCTCAGATCGGTTTTGCTGAGGATGATCCAGGCAACTACGATCCCCAGTTCTGGTTGGACTACTTCAAGCGTCTGCGCATCGATGCGGTGACTCTGAACGCCGGCGGAGCTGTTGCGTTCTATCCCACACAGGTTCCTTTTCACTATCGCAGCAAGTGGCTTGGCGATATGGATACCTTTGGTGATCTGCAGAAGAGTTGCCGGGCGCTTGGCATGGTTGTTGTTGCACGGACAGATGCGCATGCCTGCCATCAGGACGTCTATGACGCGCATCCGGATTGGATCATGGTGGATGCGAACGGAGATAAGGTCCGTCATCCGTCTGATAAAGACTTCTGGCTGACCTGCGCCCTGGGTCCGTACAACTTCGACTTCATGACCGCAGTTCACGAAGAGATCATGACGAAGTACATGACCGGAGGCATCTTCACCAATCGATGGGCTGGGTTGGGCATGTGCTACTGCGAGCATTGCCAGAAGAACTTCCAGGCTTTCAGCGGTATGGCGCTTCCTCGCACGCACAATCCGCAGGATCCATCGCGGCGGCAATACATCCTCTGGAGGCAGCAACGGCTCTTTGAGCTTTGGCGGCTATGGAATGGAAGGATCCAAAGCATCAATCCCAACGCAAGTTACATTGCCAACGCAGGCGGCGGCGCTTTGAGCGAGCTCGATATGAAGACGGTCGGCGAGCTGGCTCCAACGCTCTTCGCAGATCGCCAGGGGCGGTCAGGCCTGATACCTCCTTGGGCCAACGGGAAGAACGGTAAAGAGTACCGTGCCACGCTGGGCCGCAAAGCGATCGTCGGTATCTTCAGCATGGGGCTGGAGGACAAATACCGCTGGAAAGATTCCGTACAGAGTGACGACGAGATACGGATGTGGGTTGCGGATGGCATCGCGCATGACCTCCGCCCATGGTTCACGAAGTTTGACTGCAAGATAATCGATCCGCGCTGGATGCCCGTCGTGGAAGAGATCTACAAGTGGCACGCAGCGAACGAGATCTACTTGCGTAACGAGCGGCCGCTCGCCAGGGTCGGTCTTGTGTACTCTCAACAGACTGCAACGTACTACGGAGGCGACGAGGCACGTACCAAGGTCGAGGACGCAGGTCTGGGTTTTTATCAGGCACTCGTCGAGGCGCGTATTCCATTTGAGATGGTCCATGACCATTTGCTCGACTCTGAGCACATCCGTCCATTCCGCACGCTTATCCTTCCGAATATCGCGGCGCTCTCGACGGAGCAGTGCAAACAGCTTGAGGCGTTTGTGCGAGATGGCGGCAGCCTGATCGCTACGTATGAGACCTCGCTGTATAACGAATGGGGTGTTCGCCAGCCAAACTTTGGGCTGGCCTCTCTCTTCGGCGTCAATTACGCAGGCAAGGTTGAAGGCCAGATGAAGAACTCTTACCTGAGCCTGAAGAAAGACTCATCGGGGCAATATCATCCTCTGCTGCACGATCTCGAAAACGCCGTACGCATCATCAACGCTGTGAATCAGGTATCGGTCACGCCGGCCGGAGAAGGAACGTATCCCTTGCAGGTGGTCCCCACCTATCCAGACCTTCCGATGGAAGAGGTCTTTCCCCGCAACGATGCGCCGGCTGGACAGCCCGGCGCCGTCGCTCGTCAGGTAGGCAAGGGACGTGTCGTCTATCTGCCGGGTGACATCGATCGAACCTTCTGGGAGACGCTGAACTTCGATCAGGCCAGGCTGCTTCGCAATGCCGTGCTCTGGGCAACGGATGAACCCGCTCCGCTGACGGTCGAGGGTAAGGGCGTGTTGGATGTTTCCGTCTGGGAGCAGAAGAGCTCCATCGCCGCACACCTGGTGAACCTGACCAACCCCATGATGATGAAAGGTCCGGTACGTGAGATCATCCCAATCTCTGCGCAAAAGGTTAGAGTGCAAATCCCAGCCGGCCGCAAAGTGAAACAGGTGCAACTGCTGGTTGCAGGGACGAAGCCGAACTATAGGAATGAGGGAGGCTTTGTCCGGTTGGAGGTGCCATCCATCGCGCTACATGAGGTGGTGGCTATCGATCTCGTCTAA